One Pirellulales bacterium DNA segment encodes these proteins:
- a CDS encoding adenylate/guanylate cyclase domain-containing protein codes for MPGLRLEIYRHDRLVHADEIHRPVELGRQQAPREPLFHSQPGASADRLVVAPIEERTVSRRHLLVEPLTFDRLRITNLTDKGTVQLDDLLMEPGATRELDMPYQLNVGDYQVRFVPVQEATVNLRTPPSTEESPLIKSELLSVPLVDLALLGPHQSESLLAWLQEITVLLQSAAHSEDFFQRAAAAVVKLVGLDTGRVLLYEENGWQTIASSTRTQAVACPVQREPSHRMLENMRTQRRTMTRQGTGMSNARGSLMDVEAVVVSPIVDRDGEVIGALYGDRVRGASPTAAPEITHADVLLMETLACGVGAGLARLEQEHAAIEAQVRFEQFFTPELAKQLMVDPNLLAGRDTDVTLLFCDIRGFSGISERLGAAGTMQWINDVLGTLSECVLRHQGVLVDYIGDEMIAMWGAPVEQPDHARLACRAAVEIWQTMPQISQRWQERLGAETRVGIGINTGLARVGNIGSQRKFKYGALGNTVNLCSRVQGATKYLQTGILLTAQTRARLDESFAVRRLCQARVVNIAEPVTLFELKASPGETWAELCQRYEEALDEFDRQHCEQAMSLLRDLLNKFPDDGPSLVLLSRAVPLRDCVGEFSPVWELPGK; via the coding sequence GTGCCAGGCCTGCGACTCGAAATCTACCGTCACGACCGGCTCGTTCACGCCGACGAGATCCATCGACCCGTCGAGCTGGGCCGACAGCAAGCGCCGCGCGAACCGCTCTTTCACAGCCAGCCGGGCGCCAGCGCCGACCGGCTGGTGGTGGCCCCGATCGAAGAGCGCACCGTCTCGCGCCGGCACCTGCTCGTCGAGCCGCTGACCTTCGACCGGCTGAGGATCACCAATCTTACCGATAAGGGAACGGTGCAGCTCGACGACCTGCTGATGGAGCCCGGCGCCACGCGCGAACTGGACATGCCTTATCAGTTGAACGTCGGCGATTATCAGGTGCGGTTCGTGCCCGTGCAGGAAGCCACGGTCAACCTCCGGACCCCGCCATCCACCGAGGAGTCGCCCCTGATCAAGTCCGAGTTGCTCTCGGTGCCCTTGGTCGATCTGGCCCTGCTGGGCCCCCACCAGTCCGAATCGTTGCTCGCCTGGCTGCAGGAGATCACCGTGCTGCTGCAAAGCGCCGCGCACTCGGAAGATTTCTTTCAGCGCGCGGCCGCGGCGGTCGTCAAGCTGGTGGGACTCGACACCGGCCGTGTCTTGCTCTACGAAGAAAACGGCTGGCAGACCATCGCCAGCAGCACCCGGACGCAAGCTGTCGCGTGCCCGGTCCAGCGCGAGCCGAGCCATCGAATGCTCGAAAACATGCGTACTCAAAGACGGACGATGACCCGGCAAGGGACGGGCATGTCCAATGCCCGCGGCAGCCTGATGGACGTGGAGGCCGTCGTCGTCTCGCCCATCGTCGACCGCGACGGCGAAGTGATCGGCGCCCTCTACGGCGACCGGGTCCGCGGCGCAAGTCCCACGGCGGCCCCGGAAATCACCCACGCCGACGTGCTGTTGATGGAAACGCTGGCCTGCGGCGTCGGCGCGGGGTTGGCGCGGCTGGAGCAGGAGCATGCGGCGATCGAAGCGCAGGTGCGGTTCGAGCAGTTCTTCACGCCCGAACTGGCCAAGCAGCTCATGGTCGACCCCAACCTGCTGGCCGGCCGCGACACCGACGTGACGCTCCTGTTCTGCGACATTCGCGGCTTCAGCGGCATCTCGGAGCGGCTGGGGGCGGCGGGCACGATGCAGTGGATCAACGACGTGCTCGGCACGCTCTCGGAGTGCGTGCTCAGGCATCAGGGCGTGCTGGTCGATTACATCGGCGACGAGATGATCGCCATGTGGGGCGCGCCGGTGGAGCAGCCCGACCATGCCCGGCTCGCTTGCCGGGCGGCCGTTGAGATTTGGCAAACCATGCCCCAGATCAGCCAGCGCTGGCAAGAGCGGCTGGGCGCCGAAACCCGCGTCGGCATCGGCATCAACACCGGCCTGGCCCGCGTGGGCAACATCGGCAGCCAGCGCAAGTTCAAATACGGCGCGCTGGGCAACACCGTGAATCTTTGCAGCCGGGTGCAAGGAGCGACGAAGTACCTGCAGACGGGCATTCTGCTCACGGCCCAGACGCGCGCGCGGCTCGACGAGAGCTTCGCCGTGCGGCGGCTGTGCCAAGCGCGGGTGGTGAATATCGCCGAGCCCGTGACGCTTTTTGAGTTGAAGGCGTCGCCCGGCGAGACCTGGGCGGAGTTGTGTCAGCGGTACGAAGAAGCGCTCGACGAGTTCGACCGGCAGCATTGCGAACAGGCGATGTCGCTGCTGCGGGACTTGCTCAACAAGTTTCCCGACGACGGCCCGTCGCTGGTCTTGCTGTCGCGGGCGGTGCCGTTGCGCGACTGCGTCGGAGAGTTCAGTCCGGTCTGGGAATTGCCGGGGAAATAG